The DNA window GTCGACCGGCTCGACCACGACCTGGAATGGCGGGACACCGACGGCCGGCCGCTGCTGCGCGAACACCGCCGGCTCACCGCCTCCCCGGCCGGCGACGACGCCTGGTGGCTGACGCTGTCCAGCACGCTCGCGTCCGCCACCGGCGCCGACGTCCACCTGGGCAGCCCGGCCACCAACGGCCGCCCCGGCGGCGCCGGCTACGGCGGATTCTTCTGGCGAGCGGTCGCCGACGCCGAACCCCACGTCTGCACCGGCGAGGCGACCGGTGAGGAGGCGGTCAACGGCTCGGCCGCGCCGTGGCTGGCGCTCACCGGCACCGCGCCGGGCGGCGGCGCGTACACGTTGGTGTTCAGCGGCCTGGGTCCGGGCGACCGCTGGTTCGTCCGCACCGCCATGTACCCGGGCGTCTGCGTCGCGTACGCCTTCGACCGGCCGGCGGTGGTCGCCGCCGGCACGCCCCGCCGCAACCGGCACCGGGTGCTCGTCGTCGACGGCCACCTCGACCCGGCGGCCGTCCCGACCCGGCTGGCGTCGCCGTGAGCGCGAGGAGTGAGCCGGGTTTGCGAGCCCCGCAGTCGCGAACGAAGGGGTCGGCGTGAGCGCGAGGAGTGAGCCGGGTTTGCGAGCCCCGCAGTCGCGAACGAAGGGGTCGCCGTGACCGGGCCGGAGGTCGCCTGCGTGGGGGAGACCATGGTGGTGCTCACCCCCGACGGCGGCGGCCCGCTGCAACACGCCACCCGCCTCCTGGTCGGCGTCGGCGGCGCCGAGTCGAACGTGGCGATGGGACTGGCCCGGCTCGGCCACCGCGCCGCCTGGGTCAGCCGGGTCGGCGACGACCCGTTCGGCCGTCGGATGGTCGCCGAGATCGCCGCCGCCGGGGTCGACGTCGACCTGGTCACCGTCGACCCGTCCGCCCCGACCGGCGTCTACCTCAAGGATCCCGGTCCGGCCGGCACCCGGGTCCACTACCACCGGGCCGGGTCGGCGGCGAGCCGCCTCGGCGCGGCGGACCTCGCCGACGCGCGGCTGGCCGGGGTGCGGCTGATGCACCTGTCCGGGATCACCGCCGCGCTCTCCGACTCCTGCCGGGACCTGCTCGCGCACGCGCTGGGCGGGCGGGTGGCGCCCGGGGCCCGGGTCACCTTCGACGTGAACCACCGACCGGCGCTCTGGCCCGCCGACCGGGCCGGACCGGCGCTGCGGGAGCTGGCCGACCGCGCCGACGTGGTGCTCGTCGGGCAGGACGAGGCCGACACGCTGTGGGGCGCCGCCGATCCGATCGCCGTGCGCGACCTGCTGCCCGGGCCGGAACTGGTGGTGGTCAAGGACGGGGCGGTCGGCGCGACCGCGCTGGCGCGTACCGGGCCGGCGGTCTTCGTGCCGGCGCTGCCGCTGGACGTGGTGGAGTCGGTCGGCGCCGGGGACGCGTTCGCCGCCGGATTCCTCGGCGGTCTGCTGCGCCGGGTCGACCTGAGATCCTGTCTGCGCCTGGGTCACCTCACCGCGGCGCCGGTGCTGGCCGCGTCGGGCGACAACGCGCCACCGCCGGACCCGGCGCGGATCGCCCGGGCGCTGGCGCTGACCGACCGGGACTGGGCGGCGCCGGGACGGCGTCACGACGGAGGGAGCGGCACATGACCGGGCACGACTTCGCACCGCTGTTCGGCGACGCGCGGGTGATGGTGATCCTGCGTGACCTGCCGCCGGAGGAGACGGTCCGGCTCGCGGAGCTGGCCTGGGATCTCGGCATCGACGTGGTGGAGGTGCCCATCCGGACGCCGGGCGCGGTGCCCGCGCTGCGCGCCGCCGCCACGGCCGGACGGCGGCGGGACCGGCTCGTCGGCGCCGGCACGGTCCGCACCCCCGCCCAGGTCCGCCAGGCGGTCGGCGCCGGCGCGGCGTTCACCGTCGCGCCCGGCCTGGACCTGACGGTCGCCGACGCGGCGCGCAGCTACGGACTCCCGCACCTGCCCGGCGTGGCCACCCCCACCGAGGCGCAGCAGGCGCTCGACCACGGCCTGGTCTGGCTCAAGGCGTTCCCGGCGGTCAGCCTCGGCCCGGCCTGGTTCCGGGCGGTCGCCGGTCCGCTCCCGGAGGCCCGGTTCGTGGCCACCGGCGGCATCGACGCCGGCAACGCGGGCGACTTCCTGGCCGCCGGCGTGCGGGTGGTGGCGGTCGGCTCGGCGCTCACCGACCCGGCGCAACTGCCGCGCCTGGCCGAACTCGCCGGTGGTCGTCCGGTCAGGTGACCGTGCGACCGGACGTGGTCACCGTGGTGCGCACCGCCTTGACGATCGCCGGGATCGAACCGACCAGCAGCACCAGCGCCCAGATCAACGCCACCACGGCGAACACCACCGCGCCGAGGTCGTCGAGGATGCTGACCAGGATCACCGGCAGCAGGCCGTGCAGGAGCTGGAGCACCACCGTGCACAGCAGCGTGGTCAGCGCCAGCAGCACCAGGCCCTTGTTGCGCAGGAAACGCGGCTGGGCGGCCAGCAGCAGCCCGCCCCAGACCAGCTTGAGCAGCAGCACCAGGCCGAGCAGCACGGCCGCGTCACCGACCGGGAAGAACCCCCACACCGCCAGGTAGGCGAGCGTGCCGAACGGGGGCGCCAGGAACAGCGAGACCATGACGGTCAGCTCGACGAACGCGACGATCAGCAGGACCAGCGACACCAGCAGCAGCACGACCGAGAAGACCAGTGTGGCCACGCCCTGCACCCGGCCCTGCACCCGGTCGGGCAGCACCAGGCTCAACGCGAACAGCCCGGTGGTCCAGAGCGCCACCACGTCGATCAGCGCCAGGTAACCGGTGCCCCGCCCGGACGGCTCGGCCACCCCACCCACGTCGCCCAGTTCGACGCCGAGCTGGCCGGCGCTGTCGCGCAGCGCGGAGCCCGCGTCCCCGCCGCCGGTCAGCGCCGCCGCGCCCAGCTCCACGGCGACCACCAGCGCGATCGCGAACAACGCCAGCAGCAGGAACGGTTTCCGCAGCTCACCCATGTCGCGCCTCCATGTCGGCGGGCCCGGTCAGGACCGGGCGACCGTGACCGTGCACCCGCCACCTCCCGGGCACCGCAGGACCACCTCGGTCTCCCGGTCCACCGCCACCTTCGCCACCGTCGCGCCGTCCGGCCCGGCGGTGACCTCGTCGGTGACCGTGACGTCCGCGTCGCCGGGGGCGCGGGCCGTCACCTCGAACGGCGTCGTGCCGCGCAGCACCAGCGTGCGCAGCGTGCCCGGGTCGGCGACCCGCAGCCGGCAGGTGGCGCCGAAGCCGACCACCACGCCGTCGGCGGTGCTGGTCGGTGCGGCGGCCGGCGGCACGCACGCCACGGTCACCGTCGCCGGGTCCACCGCCCCGGCGCCGCGTCCGAGCCGGGCCAGCGGACCCGGCCCGGACGCCGGATCGCCCGGGTCGGCGCGCCGCCCGGCCACCGCCACCACCCAGAGCACCACCAGCAACACGGCCAGCGCGACCAGCAGCACCTTCTGCCGACCGCTCACGGTGCCCTCCTGGTTCGCGACTGCGGGGCTCGCCACACCGGCTCACTCCTCGCGCTCACGGTGCCCTCCTGGTTCGCGACTGCGGGGCTCGCAACACTGGCTCACTCCTCGCGCTCACGGCCGGTCGGCCGGGGTGAAGCGGACCAGGTCCACCCCGGCGAAGTAGGAGTCGGTGCCCTGGGTCTTGCTCACCGCCACCAGCGTCAGCTCGTGCGCGCCCCGGGTCAGCTCCAGCGTGGCCACCTCCGCCTCGTCCGTGGTGGCCACGGTCGGGCTGAAGCCGAGGAACGTGTCGCCGATCTGCCTGCCGTCGACCAGCCAGATGGTGTTCGCGTAGTCGGGCGCGGTGGTGCGCACCGTGGAGAACCGCCAGGTGCCGTCCGACGGCAGGTCCACCCGCACGGTCACCCGGTCGCCGACCGCCCGTCCGAGGAAGAAGAGCTGCCGGTCGCCGGACCAGGTCACGCCGCAGCAGTTGTCCTGCGCCACCACCGCCGCCTTGGCGGCGGTCTTCGAGGTGACCTCGGCGCCGGCGACGAGCGTCTCCGCCTCCACCGTCACCGGCCGGGCCTGCGGCGTCGGCGGGGTGTCCGGCCCGCGGGTCACCAGCCACACCACCACGCCGGTCACCACCAGCAGCAGCACCGCCGCGGCCGCCAACCACGGCCACGGCGAGCGCTTCGGCGCCACCACCGCCCGCACGTCGTAGGTGACCCGGCCACTGGAGCGGGAACTCTCCTCCGGAGCGGTGTTCGCCGAGTACGCGAACCCGGTCATGTCGTAGCGCCGGGGCGGGGTGCCGGGCGGTACGACGAGCCGGACCAGGACCGACACCGACCCCTGCCCGGGCACCACCCGCTGCGGCTCGGCCACCGTGAACCAGGCGCGTTGGCTGCCCTCGCCCGGCGCGACGTCGAACACCACGGTGTCCGGCGCCGCGCCGGGGTTCGACACGGTGAAGGTCAGCTCGCCGACGTTGCGGGCGTCCAGGGTGAACTGCTCGGCGGCGGCGACGACGGTCCATTCGGTGGTCATGACGGCTCCTCGGGCGGATCGTGGGGCGGGGGCACGTGCGCCCGGCCGACCGCGCGCACCGGCCCGGCCGGCGGCGGCGTCGGGTCGACCGGGGGCGGCGTCGGGTCGGCCGGCGACGGCGGCACGGGCTCGGCCGGGGTCGGCGGCACGGGCTCGGCGGGGGTCGGCGGCACCGGCTCGGCGGGGGTCGGCGTCGGCTCGGTCGGCGGCGGGGAATCGGCGGGCGGGTCGGCGTCGGCGGCGACCACCTCGACGGTGACCGCGGCCGGCTTCTCCGCCTCGACGATCCGGCTGACCAGCGCCAGCCGGTCCGCGGCGGCCGGCGGCACGCGGACCACCAGGTGGAACGGCCGATCGGCCGGCTCGTCGAGCACGAACCCGGTCGCCCCGGTGGCCAGCTCCAGCGCGGTGCGCATCCCGTACGGCGTGCCGCGCCAGCGGGCCAGCAGCGCGCCGTGCGCGACCAGGTCACGCAGTCGGCCCAGGGGCAGCGGCAGTGGCGCGTCCGCGCGCGGCGCGGCCACCACGTGGTCCATCGCCACCCAGCGGGTCAGGTACGCCACGAACCCGTCCGGCGTCCGGTACGGCCCGAACAACGCGTCGACGTCGGCGAGCACCGCCTCGTCCGGGGCGTGCAGCGCCTCCATCACGTCCAGCAGCGCGCCCAACACGCTGCCCGGGCCGGCGGCCCGCTGGTAGGCGGCCGGCAGCAGCCGCTCAATCGCCGTTCGGCGCATCCTGCCGCACCACCTCGATGTCGTGCTCGCCGGAGCAGAGCAGCCAGGTGCCGGGGACGGTGACCACGTCGGCGGTGGCCTGGTTGGCGCTGGCCGTCCAGTCCTCGCCGTCGCCGCTGCGGTAGACGCCACGCTCGCCGCCGGCCAGCACCAGCCGGTCGCCGGCCGCGGACGGCGCGGTCGCGGCGATCGCGTCCACCGGGGAGAACCGGGTCCGGTCGCGCAGCGGCAGGCCGCAGTTGACCATCACCGGCCGCCACTGCGGCTGCCCGGTGAGGGTGTCCAGCCGGACCACCCCGCCGCTCTGCGTGGCGGCCAGCGCCAGCGGACCGCTGAACGCCAGGTCCCGGCAGGTGCCGCCGATCCAGCCGGCGGCCATCGACTGCCACTGCACGTCCGACTCGAACAGCCGGGTCCGGTGGCAGCCCTGCCCGGGTTTCTTCGGGTCCGGCTCGCCCGCGCCGCACCACAGCAGCGTGGCCGGGCCGTCGTACTGCACGGCGAGGACCCGGTTGTCCACGTTGGCCAAGCCGACGTGGGCGAACGTGCCGGGGCGGCCGGCCGCGGTGGACAGGTAGACACCGAAGCCGGCCTGCGCGGCGACCGCCACCCCGGGCGCGCCGCGCTCGGAGACGAACGATCGCACCGCGTAGAAGCCCCGGTCGGCGTCGGCCGGGTCGACCAGGATCTGCAACGGCACCGCACCGGGCAGCAGCGGCACCTCGTAGAGGCCGGCGTCGGTGGCCAGCAGCAGCGCGCCGGTGCCGTCCCGGTCGATCCAGGCCAGGTCCCGCACGCCGGCCGCCAGGTCGGTGAGCAGCGTCCAGCTCTCGCCCAGGTCGGTGCTGAGCCGCACCCGGGAGCCGCCGGCGTCGCGGGCGGTCACCACCGCCACCGAGCCTGCCCGGGGCACCACGCCGGGGCGCACCGGAGCGGGCGCCGGCGCGACCCGCACCACCGTCTCGCCGGCGAACCGGCCGGCCGGCTCCCAGCCCGCCCCGGCGTCGGTCGAGCGGAACAGCACCGGCCCGCGCCCCGCGTACCAGGTGTCCGGCTGGTACTGGTCCACGGCGAGGGTGCGGACCTGCGCGTCCGGCGCCTCGTCCACCACGAAGCGCACCGACTCGACGTACCGCACGCCCGGCTCGGCGTGCTCCAGCATCCGGTAGACGTTGGAGGCGCGCAGCGGCTCGCCGAACGCCCAACCGGTCGGGTTGAGCGGGGTGGGCAGCGGGCTCAGCGTCTGGTGCAGCCGGTCGTGGATGCGGCGGCGGACCGCGTCCACGTCCTCCTCGCGGCGCACCACCACCCGGGCCCGCACCGAGACCGCCTTGTAGCGCGCCCAGCCGGCCCGCACCCCGGTGCCCAGCGCGCGCCGCCGCTCCAGGTCGGTCTCGACCCGGCGGCGCGCCTCCTCCACCTCGTGCTCGCGCAGCACCGCCACCGGCAGCCGTCCGCCGGGGCGGGCCGCCTCCGGCACGTACGGCACCAGCACCACCTCCACCTCGCCGGGGCGGGCGAAGCTGTAGACCGCGGCGCGGGTGAACGCGCGCGCCCGGGCCACCGCGCCGGAG is part of the Micromonospora sp. WMMD980 genome and encodes:
- a CDS encoding PmoA family protein; the encoded protein is MTGRTRAAASATGPVEPGDRAPGGAAAAEPGDRAPDGAAAAEPGEERLVVAGVEVARYVVRPDLDPRHGPRPYLHPVRTRAGIPVTDVLPADHVWHLGASLAVPDVDGANLWGGRTYVRGTGYTWRDDHGVIVHTGWRERAVDRLDHDLEWRDTDGRPLLREHRRLTASPAGDDAWWLTLSSTLASATGADVHLGSPATNGRPGGAGYGGFFWRAVADAEPHVCTGEATGEEAVNGSAAPWLALTGTAPGGGAYTLVFSGLGPGDRWFVRTAMYPGVCVAYAFDRPAVVAAGTPRRNRHRVLVVDGHLDPAAVPTRLASP
- a CDS encoding sugar kinase, with product MTGPEVACVGETMVVLTPDGGGPLQHATRLLVGVGGAESNVAMGLARLGHRAAWVSRVGDDPFGRRMVAEIAAAGVDVDLVTVDPSAPTGVYLKDPGPAGTRVHYHRAGSAASRLGAADLADARLAGVRLMHLSGITAALSDSCRDLLAHALGGRVAPGARVTFDVNHRPALWPADRAGPALRELADRADVVLVGQDEADTLWGAADPIAVRDLLPGPELVVVKDGAVGATALARTGPAVFVPALPLDVVESVGAGDAFAAGFLGGLLRRVDLRSCLRLGHLTAAPVLAASGDNAPPPDPARIARALALTDRDWAAPGRRHDGGSGT
- a CDS encoding bifunctional 4-hydroxy-2-oxoglutarate aldolase/2-dehydro-3-deoxy-phosphogluconate aldolase is translated as MTGHDFAPLFGDARVMVILRDLPPEETVRLAELAWDLGIDVVEVPIRTPGAVPALRAAATAGRRRDRLVGAGTVRTPAQVRQAVGAGAAFTVAPGLDLTVADAARSYGLPHLPGVATPTEAQQALDHGLVWLKAFPAVSLGPAWFRAVAGPLPEARFVATGGIDAGNAGDFLAAGVRVVAVGSALTDPAQLPRLAELAGGRPVR
- a CDS encoding phage tail protein produces the protein MRRTAIERLLPAAYQRAAGPGSVLGALLDVMEALHAPDEAVLADVDALFGPYRTPDGFVAYLTRWVAMDHVVAAPRADAPLPLPLGRLRDLVAHGALLARWRGTPYGMRTALELATGATGFVLDEPADRPFHLVVRVPPAAADRLALVSRIVEAEKPAAVTVEVVAADADPPADSPPPTEPTPTPAEPVPPTPAEPVPPTPAEPVPPSPADPTPPPVDPTPPPAGPVRAVGRAHVPPPHDPPEEPS
- a CDS encoding putative baseplate assembly protein: MTLPVPHLDDRAFLDLVTEARDRIRRSCPDWTDLSAHDPGMALVEAFAYLTEVMIYRLNQLPEKAYVAFLNLLGAVRHPPAAAWADVRLTRAGADRGAVRVPAGTRVAAARGADPRPVVFVTTEPVVLPAGETEVTVRVHHCEPVEAELLGAGTGQPGQTFRAARAPLTRTTEALDLLLGVEVPAGSVELGAAAREYEGRTYEIWRPVDSFAGLGPQAKVYLVDRASGVVTFAPALDLRPVADGPDTGPGSAPAVEGAAGATTVAAVPPAGRQVRLWYRCGGGPAGNVAAGVLTSLRDPLPGLKVDNPLPATGGRELESLESVLARGPYEFFAQQRAVTARDFEILATGSGAVARARAFTRAAVYSFARPGEVEVVLVPYVPEAARPGGRLPVAVLREHEVEEARRRVETDLERRRALGTGVRAGWARYKAVSVRARVVVRREEDVDAVRRRIHDRLHQTLSPLPTPLNPTGWAFGEPLRASNVYRMLEHAEPGVRYVESVRFVVDEAPDAQVRTLAVDQYQPDTWYAGRGPVLFRSTDAGAGWEPAGRFAGETVVRVAPAPAPVRPGVVPRAGSVAVVTARDAGGSRVRLSTDLGESWTLLTDLAAGVRDLAWIDRDGTGALLLATDAGLYEVPLLPGAVPLQILVDPADADRGFYAVRSFVSERGAPGVAVAAQAGFGVYLSTAAGRPGTFAHVGLANVDNRVLAVQYDGPATLLWCGAGEPDPKKPGQGCHRTRLFESDVQWQSMAAGWIGGTCRDLAFSGPLALAATQSGGVVRLDTLTGQPQWRPVMVNCGLPLRDRTRFSPVDAIAATAPSAAGDRLVLAGGERGVYRSGDGEDWTASANQATADVVTVPGTWLLCSGEHDIEVVRQDAPNGD